The DNA region AGCCACGCGCCCAACGCCGCCAGCAAGGCCCCGCAGGCCCTGTCCAGCAGCGCCACCCGGCGCTGCAGCCAGAGCCGCCAGCGCGAATGCCCCAGCAGGCGCACCAGCCCCATGTCCCAGGCCAGCACCACCAGGGTCATCCATAGCATCGACAGCCCCAGCCCCCATCCGGGCATTGCCGCACCCCGCAGCGCGCCGAACAGCCCCGCGTAGAAGATCGGCAGCTTGGGGTTCAGGCTGCTCGCCGCCAGCCCCTCCAGCATTCCCCGCCGCCAGGAGCCCTCCGCTCCGGTATCGCCCTCCTCGGGCAGTTGCAGACGGCGCCGCGCCACCAGCGCCTGTCCACCCAGCCAGAGGAAGTAGGCGCCGCCCAGCAACTGCAGCCCCCGCCACAACCCGCCGCCCTCGGCCGGCAGCAGGCTCAATGCCAGCAGCACCAGCAGCATGCTCGCCAGGTTGGCCAGGGCGATGCCCGTCGCGCAGCCGTCGGCATGATGGCGGCCCCGGGTCAGGGCAGCGCGCAACAGCAGGAAGAAGTCCGGGCCGGGGGACAGCAAGGCGGCGAAGTGGGTGCCGGCGACCAGCAGGAACAGAGCGAACATCGAGAGGGCCTCCAGGGATCGAGGCACCAGTGTCATGGCCTGGGAGCGGCCCGGTCTTGGAGAAAACTCAGGTGCGCGCGGCGCGGCGGAACTGCCCCGGGGTCACCCCGGTGAAGCGCTTGAAGGTGCCGGAGAAGTGCGCCTGGTCGTAGAAGCCGAGGCCGAGCGCTACCTCCAGCGGCGTCTGGTCCCCCAGCAGCAGGCGCTTGGCTTCGCGCACCCGGCGCTGCAGCAGGTAGGTGTGCGGCGGCACGCCATAGGCACGGCGGAACGCCTCGATCAGGTGGCGTGGATGGCGCTGCACCAGCGCCGCCAACTGCTCCAGGCTGACGGCCTCGGCATGGTGGGCCTCCAGGTAGTCGCGCAGGAAGGCGGTCATGCCCCCATCCCGGCTCGCCGGCGCCGCCGCGCGCAGCCCGCCATGGCGCACGAAGACGCGCTCCAGCAGCGCCAGCAGCTCGCTTTCCAGGGTCAGCGGATCATTGCGCCCGAACTCCTCGGCCAGGCGCGCCAGCCCCGCCGCAACGGCACCGTCGTCCACCGGGTTGAGCGCGGTGAAGCCGGTCGGCAGGCGCTTGCGCCCCAGCAGCGCCGGGAGGCGCGCTTCCTCGACATAGAGCATGCGGTAGACCAGCCGCTCGCTGATGGCATGCCCGGTATGCGGCTCCTCGGGGTTCATCAGCGACAGCGTGCCCGCCGCCAGGGCATGGCGCGCGCCCCGGCACTGGTAGCCGCCGATACCCTGGAGGATCGCACCGATGGCGAACGCATCGTGGCTGTGACGGCCGAAGGGCTGCCCGGAGAAATCCGCATGGAACAACTCCACCCCCGGCAGCCAGGGGCGGGCGAGCATGCGATTGGCGTCCAGGCTCAGGCCCCCTTCAGCACGGCGGCGTAGCCTTCGCGGTAGCTGGGGTAGAGCGGTCGCCAGCCCAGCGCCCGGGCACGGGCGTTGCTGCAGCGCTTGCTGCCGGCACGGCGCACGGTGGACTCCTCCGCCCACTCGGTGACACCCAGGGCCTCGCGCAGCCAGCCCACCACCTCGTGCAGCGGCGCCGGCGCATCGTCGACGCCCAGGTAATCCCCGGCGAGCTCGACACCGCGGGCATCGGCCTGGAGCAGGTAGGCCAGCAGGCCAGCGGCGTCTTCGGCGTGGATGCGGTTGGCGAACAGCGGCGGCTCGCTCACCACGCGGTAGCCCATGCGCACCTGCTTGAGCAGCCATTCGCGGCCGGGGCCGTAGATGCCGGTCAGGCGCACCACGGTCGCCGGGATGCCACTGCTGCGGGCGAGGCGCTCGGCCTCCAGCATGATCCGCCCGGAATAGCTCTCCGCCTCGGCAGGCGAATCCTCGTCGACCCACTGGCCATCCGCCTGGGCGTACACGCCGCTGCTGGACACGAAGAGCAGGCGACGCGGGCGCTGGCCGGACTGCTCCAGCCAGGCCAGCACATGACGCAGGCCCTCGACATAGGCGGAGCGGTAGCCGGGCTCGTCGTGCCGGGTGGCGGCGGCGCAATAGACCAGGTAGTCCAGCTGGCCCTGGGGCCAGGCCTGCGGGCGGGCGGGTGCTTCAAGGTCACCCGCGACCGGCAGCACGCCGACAGGCAGTGCCGAGGCATTTCGTCGCAACCCGTGGACGGGCCAGCCCGCTTCGAGCATACGTACGGCGAGCCGGCTGCCGACATCGCCGCAGCCGGCGATCAGCAAGGAGGGGGAGGCGGACATAGGGGGCGGGCTCCAGGGAAAAGTGCAGAGCATAGGGGGCGCAGGAGCAATCGCCAAACCCCCGCCGCCGGGCCGGACAAAGGTAATAAAGTTACATTGTCACTTTTATAAACAAGAATTACTTGCAATAATGTTCGCCCTTTTGTCCGTGATACCTCTATCGAATACGGACGAAACCGCAATTTTCTTTTCAGGTCCGGCCATGAAACCTATTGCATCCCTCGTCCAGCCCACCCTCGTCTCTCGCTTTTCCCGCCCCGTCGCGGCGCTGATGATCAGCCTGATGCTGCTCCCGGCTGGCGCGGCGCTGGCAGAGGAACCCACCAGTGCCGCCCCGGCAGCGGTCGAGGCCCCGGCAACCGCAGCGGCATCGGATGCCGCGCAGGCCGCCCCGGCGCAGGCTGGCACACCGGAGTCGGTCGGCCTGACCGCCCTGCGCGAGTCCATCGACACCCTGGGCCCGCAGGCCACCCCGGAGCAGATCCGCGAGGCGACCCGCCAGAAGATGCAGGAGCGTGGCGCCTCCGCCGAGGAGATCACCACCACCATGGACCGCCTCGCCGAAGGCGAGAAGCTCGGCCAGGACCTGGCCGCCGCGCTGAGCGGCGCCGCCCTGGATGGCGCGCTGGCCGGCGAGGAAGCCGACAACGGCCTGGGCCACGACCTGTCGCCCTGGGGCATGTACCAGAACGCCGACGTGGTGGTTAAGGGCGTGATGATCGGCCTGGTACTGGCCTCGATCCTCACCTGGACCGTCTGGGTCGCCAAGGGCATCGAGCTGCTGGGCGCCAAGCGCCGCCTGCGCGAGGAGCTGGCCCGGCTGAAAGCTGCACGCAACCTGCCGGAAGCCGCCGAAAGCGCCAGCCGCGAAGGCAGCCTGTCACGCGTCCTGGTGCACGACGCCCTGGAAGAGATGAAGCTCTCGGCCAACACCCGCGAGAAGGAAGGCATCAAGGAGCGCGTCAGCTTCCGCCTGGAGCGCCTGGTCGCCGCCAGCGGCCGGCAGATGAGCCAGGGCACCGGCGTACTCGCCACCATCGGTTCCACCGCGCCCTTCGTCGGCCTGTTCGGCACCGTGTGGGGCATCATGAATAGCTTCATCGGCATCGCCAAATCCCAGACCACCAACCTCGCCGTGGTCGCCCCCGGCATCGCCGAGGCCCTACTGGCCACCGCCATGGGCCTGGTGGCGGCGATTCCAGCCGTGGTGATCTACAACGTCTTCGCCCGCTCCATCGCCGGCTACAAGGCCCAGGTGGCCGACGCTTCCGCCCAGGTCCTGCTGCTGGTCAGCCGCGACCTGGACCACCTGCCTGCCGACCGCAGCCAGGCCCCGCACATGGTCAAGGTGAGCTGATCCGATGGGCCTGCATCTGAACGAGGGCGGTGACGATCTCCAGGAAACCCACGAGATCAACGTCACCCCATTCATCGACGTCATGCTGGTGCTGCTGATCATCTTCATGGTCGCGGCGCCCCTGGCCACGGTCGACATCAAGGTCGACCTGCCGGCATCCACCGCCAAGCCCGCGCCGCGCCCGGACAAGCCGATCTACCTGAGCATCAAGGAAGACCAGAGCCTGTACCTGGACAACGTGCAGGTCCCGCAGGAGCGGCTCGGCGCCGAACTGGACAAGCTGACCAACGCCGACAAGGACAAGACCATCTTCGTCCGCGGCGACAAGTCGGTCGACTACGGCAAGCTGATGGAAGTGATGGACGCCATGCGCGGCGCCGGCTACCTGAAGATCGGCCTGGTGGGACTCGAGACGGTCGGGAAGTAGATGAGCCAGGCAAAACGCAACCTGTGGTGGGCCTTCAGCCTCCTCGTCGTGTTCGGCATCCATGCACTGGTGTTCGTCTGGGCCCTGTTCTGGCACGCCACCGTCGAGCCCATCGAGCTGCCGCCGGCGGCCATGATGATCGAGCTGGAACCGCTGCCCGCGCCGGCCCCCGTGCCCACTCCGCCGCCGCCCCCGCGCGTCGAGCCGGAACCGGACCCGCTGCCCAAGCTGGCCGAGGCGCCGAAGCCGACCATCGCCATCGCGCCCAAGCCGAAACCCAAGCCGAAGCCGCCGAAACCCAAGCCCCCGGAGCCCAAGCCCGAGCAGAAGCCCCAGGAGCAGGAATCGACCAAGGAGACGGTTTCCGCGCCGACCACGGCGGCACCGAGTGACGCCAAGCCGGCCGCGCCGCAACAGAGCATGGCCAGCGCGCCCTCCCAGGCGAGGGAAACCTGGCAGAGCAAGCTGATGGCTCACCTGGCACGCTTCAAGAAGTACCCGGAAGACGCACGTCGCCGGAACTTCGAGGGCGTCAACCGCCTGCGCTTCACCGTGGACGGAGAAGGCAAGGTCACCGCCTACAGCATCACCGGCAAGTCGGGCAGCGCCTCGCTCGATCGCGCCACCCTGGAGATGATCCGACGCGCCCAGCCGCTGCCGCCCCCTCCGCCGGAGCTGCTGACCGACGGCGTGCTGGAAGTGACGGCCCCCTTCGTCTACTCCCTGGATCGCCGCCGCTGAGTTGATCCGCCCCCGCAAAGGGGGCGGCTGCTGTTGGTTCCATTGAGAGCAGCCGCTATGCTTGGGCCACTCCAATGGAATAAGACTATGACCCTCACCGAACTGCGCTACATCGTCACCCTCGCTCAGGAACAGCACTTCGGCCGCGCGGCGGAGCGTTGCCATGTCAGCCAGCCGACGCTGTCGGTGGGCGTGAAGAAGCTCGAGGACGAGCTGGGCGTGCTGATCTTCGAGCGCAGCAAGAGCGCGGTGCGCCTGACCCCGGTGGGCGAGGGCATCGTCACCCAGGCGCAGAAGGTGCTGGAGCAGGCCCAGGGCATCCGCGAACTGGCCCAGGCCGGCAAGAACCAGCTGACCGCACCGCTCAAGGTCGGCGCCATCTATACCGTCGGCCCCTACCTGTTCCCCCACCTGATTCCCCAGCTGCACCGCGTCGCACCGCAGATGCCGCTGTACATCGAAGAGAACTTCACCCACATCCTGCGCGACAAGCTGCGCACCGGCGAGCTGGACGCGATCATCATCGCGCTGCCCTTCGCCGAAGCCGATGTGCTGACCAAGCCCCTCTACGACGAGCCCTTCTACGTGCTGCTGCCGGCCAACCATCCCTGGACGGCGAAGAAGACCATCGACAGCGAGCTGCTCAACGACAAGAGCCTGCTGCTGCTCGGTGAAGGCCACTGCTTCCGCGACCAGGTGCTCGAAGCCTGCCCGACCCTGCGCAAGGGTGGCGAGGACAGCGCCAAGCACACGACCGTGGAATCCAGCTCCCTGGAAACCATCCGCCACATGGTCGCCTCCGGCCTCGGTGTCTCGATCCTGCCGTTCTCGGCGGTGGACAGCCATCACTACGCCCCGGGTGTGATCGAGATCCGCCCGCTGACCCCGCCGGTGCCGTTCCGCACCGTCGCCATCGCCTGGCGCGCCAGCTTCCCGCGCCCGCGAGCCATCGAGGTACTGGCCGACTCCATCCGCCTGTGCTCGGTGGCCCGCCCGCAGCAGGCACAGGCCGAACCGCAACCGGCATGACCGAGCTCTCTCAGGTTCCCGTCACCGTGCTCAAGGGCGTCGGTGACGCGCTGGCGGAGAAGCTCGCCAAGGTCGGCCTGGAGAACCTCCAGGACATCCTCTTCCACCTCCCGCTGCGCTACCAGGACCGCACCCGCGTGGTGCCCATCGGCGCCCTGCGCCCCGGCCAGGACGCGGTGGTCGAAGGCACCGTCACCGGCGCCGACGTGGTCATGGGCAAGCGCCGCAGCCTGCTGGTGCGCCTGCACGACGGCACGGGCGCGCTGAGCCTGCGCTTCTACCACTTCAGCAACGCGCAGAAGGAAGGCCTCAAGCGCGGCACCCAGCTGCGCTGCTACGGCGAGGCCCGCCCCGGCGCCTCGGGCCTGGAGATCTACCACCCCGAGTACCGCGCACTCAACGGCGACGAACCGGCCCCGGTGGAGCAGACCCTGACGCCCATCTACCCGACCACCGAAGGCCTGACCCAGCAACGCCTGCGCCAGCTCAGCCAGCTGGCGCTCGCCCGCCTGGGCCCGGAAAGCCTGCCGGACTGGCTGCCGGAGGAGCTGGCCCGCGACTACCGCCTGGGCCCGCTCGACGAAGCCATCCGCTACCTGCACCGGCCGCCGCCGGACGCCGATCTCGACGAACTCGCCGAAGGCCAGCACTGGGCCCAGCACCGCCTCGCCTTCGAGGAACTGCTCACCCACCAGCTTTCCCTGCAGCGGCTGCGTGAAACCCAGCGCGCCCAGCAGGCACCCCAGCTGCCACCGGCGAAGAAACTGCCACAACGCTACCTGGCCAACCTCGGCTTCAAACCCACCGGCGCCCAGCAACGGGTCGGCGCCGAAATCGCCTACGACCTCGCCCAGCCCGAGCCGATGCTGCGCCTGGTGCAGGGTGACGTCGGCGCCGGCAAGACCGTGGTCGCCGCGCTGGCGGCCCTGCAGGCCCTGGAGGCCGGCTACCAGGTCGCGCTGATGGCGCCCACCGAGATCCTCGCCGAGCAGCACTTCCTCAACTTCAGCAAATGGCTGCAGCCGCTGGGCATCGAAGTCGCCTGGCTCGCCGGCAAGCTCAAGGGCAAGGCACGCGCCGCCGCGCTGGAGCAGATCGCCGCTGGAGCCCCCATGGTCGTGGGCACCCATGCGCTGTTCCAGGACGAGGTGCAGTTCAAGCGCCTGGCCCTGGTGATCATCGACGAGCAGCACCGCTTCGGCGTGCAGCAGCGCCTGGCCCTGCGCAAGAAGGGCATCGACGGCCGCCTCAGCCCGCACCAGCTGATCATGACCGCCACGCCCATTCCGCGGACGCTGGCCATGAGCGCCTACGCCGACCTCGACACATCGATCCTCGACGAGCTGCCCCCCGGACGCACGCCGGTCAATACCGTGCTGGTGGCCGACAACCGCCGCATGGAGGTGATCGAGCGGGTCCGCGCCGCCTGCCAGGAAGGGCGCCAGGCCTAC from Pseudomonas tohonis includes:
- a CDS encoding LysE family translocator, with translation MFALFLLVAGTHFAALLSPGPDFFLLLRAALTRGRHHADGCATGIALANLASMLLVLLALSLLPAEGGGLWRGLQLLGGAYFLWLGGQALVARRRLQLPEEGDTGAEGSWRRGMLEGLAASSLNPKLPIFYAGLFGALRGAAMPGWGLGLSMLWMTLVVLAWDMGLVRLLGHSRWRLWLQRRVALLDRACGALLAALGAWLVAGAC
- a CDS encoding helix-turn-helix transcriptional regulator; protein product: MDANRMLARPWLPGVELFHADFSGQPFGRHSHDAFAIGAILQGIGGYQCRGARHALAAGTLSLMNPEEPHTGHAISERLVYRMLYVEEARLPALLGRKRLPTGFTALNPVDDGAVAAGLARLAEEFGRNDPLTLESELLALLERVFVRHGGLRAAAPASRDGGMTAFLRDYLEAHHAEAVSLEQLAALVQRHPRHLIEAFRRAYGVPPHTYLLQRRVREAKRLLLGDQTPLEVALGLGFYDQAHFSGTFKRFTGVTPGQFRRAART
- a CDS encoding NAD-dependent epimerase/dehydratase family protein, giving the protein MSASPSLLIAGCGDVGSRLAVRMLEAGWPVHGLRRNASALPVGVLPVAGDLEAPARPQAWPQGQLDYLVYCAAATRHDEPGYRSAYVEGLRHVLAWLEQSGQRPRRLLFVSSSGVYAQADGQWVDEDSPAEAESYSGRIMLEAERLARSSGIPATVVRLTGIYGPGREWLLKQVRMGYRVVSEPPLFANRIHAEDAAGLLAYLLQADARGVELAGDYLGVDDAPAPLHEVVGWLREALGVTEWAEESTVRRAGSKRCSNARARALGWRPLYPSYREGYAAVLKGA
- the exbB gene encoding tonB-system energizer ExbB — encoded protein: MMISLMLLPAGAALAEEPTSAAPAAVEAPATAAASDAAQAAPAQAGTPESVGLTALRESIDTLGPQATPEQIREATRQKMQERGASAEEITTTMDRLAEGEKLGQDLAAALSGAALDGALAGEEADNGLGHDLSPWGMYQNADVVVKGVMIGLVLASILTWTVWVAKGIELLGAKRRLREELARLKAARNLPEAAESASREGSLSRVLVHDALEEMKLSANTREKEGIKERVSFRLERLVAASGRQMSQGTGVLATIGSTAPFVGLFGTVWGIMNSFIGIAKSQTTNLAVVAPGIAEALLATAMGLVAAIPAVVIYNVFARSIAGYKAQVADASAQVLLLVSRDLDHLPADRSQAPHMVKVS
- the exbD gene encoding TonB system transport protein ExbD — its product is MGLHLNEGGDDLQETHEINVTPFIDVMLVLLIIFMVAAPLATVDIKVDLPASTAKPAPRPDKPIYLSIKEDQSLYLDNVQVPQERLGAELDKLTNADKDKTIFVRGDKSVDYGKLMEVMDAMRGAGYLKIGLVGLETVGK
- a CDS encoding energy transducer TonB, which gives rise to MSQAKRNLWWAFSLLVVFGIHALVFVWALFWHATVEPIELPPAAMMIELEPLPAPAPVPTPPPPPRVEPEPDPLPKLAEAPKPTIAIAPKPKPKPKPPKPKPPEPKPEQKPQEQESTKETVSAPTTAAPSDAKPAAPQQSMASAPSQARETWQSKLMAHLARFKKYPEDARRRNFEGVNRLRFTVDGEGKVTAYSITGKSGSASLDRATLEMIRRAQPLPPPPPELLTDGVLEVTAPFVYSLDRRR
- a CDS encoding hydrogen peroxide-inducible genes activator, translated to MTLTELRYIVTLAQEQHFGRAAERCHVSQPTLSVGVKKLEDELGVLIFERSKSAVRLTPVGEGIVTQAQKVLEQAQGIRELAQAGKNQLTAPLKVGAIYTVGPYLFPHLIPQLHRVAPQMPLYIEENFTHILRDKLRTGELDAIIIALPFAEADVLTKPLYDEPFYVLLPANHPWTAKKTIDSELLNDKSLLLLGEGHCFRDQVLEACPTLRKGGEDSAKHTTVESSSLETIRHMVASGLGVSILPFSAVDSHHYAPGVIEIRPLTPPVPFRTVAIAWRASFPRPRAIEVLADSIRLCSVARPQQAQAEPQPA
- the recG gene encoding ATP-dependent DNA helicase RecG, giving the protein MTELSQVPVTVLKGVGDALAEKLAKVGLENLQDILFHLPLRYQDRTRVVPIGALRPGQDAVVEGTVTGADVVMGKRRSLLVRLHDGTGALSLRFYHFSNAQKEGLKRGTQLRCYGEARPGASGLEIYHPEYRALNGDEPAPVEQTLTPIYPTTEGLTQQRLRQLSQLALARLGPESLPDWLPEELARDYRLGPLDEAIRYLHRPPPDADLDELAEGQHWAQHRLAFEELLTHQLSLQRLRETQRAQQAPQLPPAKKLPQRYLANLGFKPTGAQQRVGAEIAYDLAQPEPMLRLVQGDVGAGKTVVAALAALQALEAGYQVALMAPTEILAEQHFLNFSKWLQPLGIEVAWLAGKLKGKARAAALEQIAAGAPMVVGTHALFQDEVQFKRLALVIIDEQHRFGVQQRLALRKKGIDGRLSPHQLIMTATPIPRTLAMSAYADLDTSILDELPPGRTPVNTVLVADNRRMEVIERVRAACQEGRQAYWVCTLIEESEELTCQAAETTFEELSSALGELRVGLIHGRMKAPEKAAVMDEFKQGKLQLLVATTVIEVGVDVPNSSLMIIENPERLGLAQLHQLRGRVGRGSAASHCVLLYHPPLSQLGRERLGIMRETSDGFVIAEKDLELRGPGEMLGTRQTGLLQFKVADLMRDADLLPAVRDAAQALMERWPQHVSPLLERWLRHGQQYGQV